One Streptomyces drozdowiczii DNA segment encodes these proteins:
- a CDS encoding tetratricopeptide repeat protein, with the protein MADEADVVGGDAVGTALCVVCETYADERTFPRLTGATAQMEGIVNRLEALGIATRMAGGGNPSWADFDRDLTAWSASGAGKPAIIVWSGHGVLVDDELRLALSDLDLDVEQVARDARALRHGVSPETLVNEAVASGADQILVLIDACHAGDAVGRGLEKALRRWETTSAPPGRVQWFGIMTSCRRGETSDGAGPLLDALAEVLREGPATSEYRSAWSAHNAWVSGPDVLAALGERWRGEGQTPVPAALGTGRPVFPNPRHVPGAPARLVEHLVLAARGVGFREEGSFFTGRKRVLRRITDWIEADEAGLFLVTGPAGCGKSAVLGRIATLTDPERRAETEAQGGLREGDPGPGPGHPLAAVHLRGLSPVQAAGELALRLGLPEPRNPDDFRGELRELDRRPVLVLDGLDEVPVEHLQAMIEELVFPLSRAVPVLLGSRERAFRARLADDGHPDETLPDALARLIGAAVTTADLEEEPGTEEDIAAYVARRCEAGGFPADRAREAGEAVAARATAVDGGFLFARLVTGSLLAEGQAAGDDAWQAGLPESIGAAFEDDLRAGPVRVLADGTELPSAARDLLTALAWTAGRGMPAGGVWEEVAGALGGRATPYDESDVDWVLSAYGRYIVECAEDGQAVYRLYHREFVSHLEARPVAGGAEAAEVVLAALVAHAERRAADGGWAAVNPYVRRSLARHACWAGAPGIEALRKFVKRLGPDAVPVLGHALHRYSEQLGQEGDPAEALRAAQEAADLFRTLEEAAPGSRTTELVRSLVNVANRCADVGDREGSLLPAREAVALLRSRSEAGDSASLADLALALATLGRRVHEIGDLEGALVLTGDAVVIFRELSEKEPAVFRPQLASALNGLAVVLTALGERRASVSPAQEAVEIFTDLAAARPDEHLGPLASSLAGLAHALRAVGRHADALPQAEKAVEVNRRVIKRHPAALRASLAGSLANLSVHRADVGDTARALAPARESVEICRELVERHPDTFREQLAAALHNLADRLSAVGDHEGALASAREAARVFAGLANEHMEVFQPDLARAVTSLANKTAAAGDRASAVLLARQALQLQRDLVKHRPTASLPGLAGMLNNLAMHLTADGQPAEALAHVEEAATLYGRLAGEDPEAFLPEYALVLNNVANHRAVLGDLSGALAAGRESVAIRRELAAEQPAVHRRELAVSLANLAAHLNPAGEPEEGLSVATEAIALLRELVPDAPVLRSPLARALGALAANLNSTGSPKEALAAADESVVLLRRLVDEHSGAHRADLALALRNFGKLRGMNGDPEGAVSTAREALSVCRALALENPRAFEDDLVQGLGELARALARTGDHASAVEAHEECAAEFAEAHPSTARRVGVERSIFLLDCPDPLPSEGVRALVSFLGRDAGLEPEDGPDLVTVRARRALRAHGDRQEVREAWEAETHGPAPDWLSLSAATLEAVGTWMFAPGWTTSRDLWSRYADTLAGEEAATALEELALLDPATAQQHAALREFVLDHGVTSAYDPLILSGQLAEWVGCESWAESRAYLQDHPRLLQVRPSPDTPLSHVAVLDVSRAEGMDAAYALVEDRDALQAYVERALEDGDGTSLMHAAAIEGQVFEDRLSSFAHAQVSMVLSGAAQGVEPEELADLIPRAPEEVRARLLREIAGLSVRYAEPYGEVWLRMIKALSGAA; encoded by the coding sequence ATGGCGGATGAGGCGGATGTGGTGGGCGGCGACGCCGTGGGGACCGCGCTGTGCGTGGTGTGTGAGACGTACGCCGACGAGCGGACCTTCCCGCGGCTGACCGGTGCGACGGCCCAGATGGAGGGGATCGTCAACCGCCTTGAGGCGCTGGGGATCGCGACCCGCATGGCCGGCGGCGGCAACCCCTCCTGGGCGGACTTCGACCGGGACCTCACCGCCTGGAGCGCGTCCGGCGCCGGGAAGCCCGCGATCATCGTGTGGTCCGGGCACGGCGTGCTGGTGGACGACGAACTCCGGTTGGCGCTGAGCGACTTGGACCTCGACGTCGAGCAAGTGGCCCGGGACGCGCGCGCCCTGCGGCACGGGGTCTCGCCCGAGACGCTGGTCAACGAGGCCGTGGCGTCCGGCGCCGACCAGATCCTGGTGCTCATCGACGCCTGCCATGCCGGGGACGCCGTGGGCCGAGGGCTGGAGAAGGCCCTGCGGCGCTGGGAGACCACCTCCGCGCCGCCCGGGCGGGTGCAGTGGTTCGGGATCATGACGAGCTGCCGGCGCGGCGAGACCTCGGACGGGGCCGGGCCGCTGCTCGACGCGCTGGCCGAGGTGCTGCGGGAGGGCCCGGCCACCAGCGAGTACCGCTCCGCGTGGAGCGCCCACAACGCCTGGGTCAGCGGGCCGGACGTGCTCGCCGCGCTCGGCGAGCGGTGGCGCGGCGAGGGGCAGACGCCGGTCCCCGCCGCCCTCGGCACCGGGCGGCCGGTCTTCCCGAACCCGCGCCATGTGCCCGGGGCGCCCGCGCGGCTGGTGGAGCACCTGGTGCTCGCGGCCCGGGGCGTCGGGTTCCGCGAGGAGGGCTCGTTCTTCACGGGCCGGAAGCGGGTCCTGCGCCGGATCACCGACTGGATCGAGGCGGACGAGGCCGGGCTCTTCCTGGTGACCGGCCCGGCCGGCTGCGGCAAGTCGGCGGTGCTGGGCCGGATCGCCACGCTCACCGACCCGGAGCGCCGCGCGGAGACCGAGGCGCAGGGCGGCCTGCGGGAGGGCGACCCCGGCCCCGGCCCCGGGCACCCGCTCGCGGCGGTGCACCTGCGGGGCCTCAGTCCGGTTCAGGCCGCCGGGGAGCTGGCCCTGCGGCTCGGGCTGCCGGAGCCGCGCAACCCGGACGACTTCCGGGGCGAGCTGCGCGAGCTGGACCGGCGTCCGGTGCTGGTCCTGGACGGCCTGGACGAAGTGCCCGTCGAGCATCTGCAGGCCATGATCGAGGAGCTGGTCTTCCCGCTCAGCCGGGCGGTCCCGGTCCTGCTCGGGTCGCGCGAGCGGGCGTTCCGCGCCCGGCTGGCGGACGACGGGCACCCGGACGAGACCCTGCCGGACGCGCTGGCCCGGCTGATCGGGGCGGCCGTCACCACCGCGGACCTGGAGGAGGAGCCGGGCACCGAGGAGGACATCGCCGCGTATGTGGCCCGCCGGTGCGAGGCGGGCGGCTTCCCGGCGGACCGGGCGCGGGAGGCGGGTGAGGCGGTCGCCGCGCGCGCCACGGCGGTGGACGGCGGGTTCCTGTTCGCCCGGCTGGTCACCGGCTCGCTGCTGGCGGAGGGGCAGGCCGCCGGGGACGACGCCTGGCAGGCCGGTCTGCCGGAGTCCATCGGGGCCGCGTTCGAGGACGACCTGCGGGCGGGCCCGGTCCGGGTCCTGGCGGACGGCACCGAACTCCCGTCCGCCGCACGGGACCTGCTGACCGCGCTGGCGTGGACGGCCGGGCGCGGGATGCCCGCCGGGGGCGTCTGGGAGGAGGTCGCCGGAGCGCTGGGCGGCCGGGCGACGCCGTACGACGAGAGCGACGTGGACTGGGTGCTGTCCGCGTACGGGCGCTACATCGTGGAGTGCGCGGAGGACGGGCAGGCGGTGTACCGCCTGTACCACCGGGAGTTCGTCTCGCACCTGGAGGCCCGGCCGGTGGCGGGCGGCGCCGAGGCCGCGGAGGTGGTGCTCGCCGCGCTCGTCGCGCATGCCGAGCGGCGCGCGGCGGACGGCGGCTGGGCGGCGGTGAACCCGTACGTGAGGCGGAGTCTCGCGCGGCACGCGTGCTGGGCGGGCGCGCCGGGGATCGAGGCGCTGCGGAAGTTCGTCAAGCGGCTCGGGCCGGACGCGGTGCCGGTCCTGGGCCATGCGCTGCACCGCTACTCGGAGCAGCTGGGGCAGGAAGGGGACCCGGCCGAGGCGTTGCGGGCGGCGCAGGAGGCGGCGGACCTCTTCCGGACGTTGGAGGAGGCCGCCCCCGGGTCCCGTACGACGGAACTCGTCCGCAGCCTGGTCAACGTCGCCAACCGGTGCGCCGACGTCGGGGACCGCGAGGGGTCGCTCCTCCCGGCGCGCGAGGCGGTCGCGCTCCTGCGGAGCCGCTCCGAGGCTGGGGACAGCGCGTCCCTGGCCGACCTCGCGCTGGCCCTCGCCACGCTCGGCAGGCGGGTCCACGAGATCGGTGACCTGGAGGGTGCGCTCGTCCTCACCGGGGACGCCGTCGTCATCTTCCGGGAGCTGTCCGAGAAGGAGCCGGCTGTCTTCCGCCCCCAGCTCGCCTCCGCGCTGAACGGCCTGGCGGTGGTGCTGACGGCACTCGGGGAGCGCCGGGCCTCCGTCTCCCCCGCGCAGGAGGCGGTGGAGATCTTCACCGACCTCGCCGCCGCGCGCCCCGACGAGCACCTGGGCCCCCTCGCCTCCTCCCTGGCGGGCCTGGCCCACGCCCTCAGGGCCGTCGGACGTCACGCGGACGCGCTGCCGCAGGCGGAGAAGGCGGTCGAGGTCAACCGGAGGGTGATCAAGCGCCATCCGGCCGCCCTGCGGGCCTCCCTGGCGGGTTCCCTGGCCAATCTGTCCGTGCACAGGGCGGACGTGGGCGACACCGCGAGGGCGCTGGCCCCCGCGAGGGAGTCCGTGGAGATCTGCCGGGAGCTCGTCGAGCGTCACCCGGACACGTTCCGGGAGCAACTGGCCGCGGCACTGCACAACCTCGCGGACCGGCTCTCCGCCGTCGGGGACCACGAGGGGGCGCTCGCGTCCGCTCGGGAAGCCGCGCGGGTGTTCGCCGGGCTCGCCAACGAGCACATGGAGGTCTTCCAGCCGGATCTCGCCCGGGCCGTGACGTCCCTGGCCAACAAGACCGCCGCCGCCGGGGACCGCGCTTCGGCGGTGCTGCTCGCGCGCCAGGCCCTGCAGCTCCAGCGCGATCTGGTCAAGCACCGGCCGACGGCCTCCCTCCCCGGGCTGGCCGGGATGCTGAACAACCTCGCGATGCACCTGACCGCCGACGGCCAACCGGCGGAGGCCCTGGCACACGTCGAGGAGGCGGCCACGCTCTACGGGCGTCTCGCAGGCGAGGACCCGGAGGCGTTCCTCCCCGAGTACGCGCTGGTCCTCAACAACGTAGCCAATCACCGTGCGGTCCTGGGCGATCTGTCGGGGGCGCTCGCGGCGGGCCGGGAGTCGGTCGCGATCCGCCGGGAACTCGCCGCGGAACAGCCCGCCGTCCACCGGCGGGAGCTGGCCGTCTCGCTCGCCAACCTCGCCGCCCATCTGAACCCGGCCGGCGAGCCGGAGGAAGGACTGTCCGTCGCGACAGAGGCCATCGCGCTCCTGCGTGAACTCGTCCCCGACGCGCCCGTCCTGCGCTCCCCGCTCGCGAGGGCCCTCGGCGCCCTGGCCGCGAACCTCAACAGCACCGGCAGCCCGAAGGAAGCCCTGGCGGCGGCCGACGAAAGTGTCGTCCTGTTGCGCCGGCTCGTGGACGAGCACAGCGGAGCGCACCGTGCCGACCTGGCGCTCGCCCTGCGGAACTTCGGCAAGCTGCGGGGGATGAACGGGGACCCCGAAGGAGCCGTGAGTACGGCCCGGGAAGCGCTGTCCGTCTGCCGCGCCCTGGCCCTGGAGAACCCGCGCGCCTTCGAGGACGATCTGGTGCAGGGGCTCGGGGAGCTGGCCCGCGCGCTCGCCCGTACCGGCGACCACGCCTCGGCGGTCGAGGCGCACGAGGAGTGCGCGGCGGAGTTCGCCGAAGCCCACCCGTCGACCGCCCGGCGCGTCGGCGTCGAGCGGAGCATCTTCCTGCTGGACTGCCCCGATCCGCTGCCCTCGGAGGGCGTACGCGCGCTCGTGTCGTTCCTCGGGCGGGACGCCGGTCTCGAACCGGAGGACGGCCCCGACCTGGTGACCGTACGGGCACGGCGTGCGCTGCGCGCCCACGGCGACCGGCAGGAGGTGCGCGAGGCGTGGGAGGCGGAGACCCACGGCCCGGCGCCCGACTGGCTCTCGCTCTCGGCGGCCACGCTGGAAGCCGTGGGCACCTGGATGTTCGCGCCCGGCTGGACCACGTCGCGCGACCTCTGGTCCCGGTACGCCGACACGCTCGCCGGGGAGGAGGCCGCGACGGCGCTCGAAGAGCTGGCGCTCCTGGACCCGGCCACCGCACAACAGCACGCCGCGCTCCGCGAGTTCGTACTCGACCACGGCGTGACCTCCGCCTACGATCCGCTGATCCTCTCGGGGCAGCTGGCGGAGTGGGTGGGCTGCGAGTCCTGGGCCGAGTCGCGGGCCTACCTCCAGGACCACCCGCGCCTCCTCCAGGTCCGGCCGTCCCCGGACACCCCGCTCTCGCACGTCGCCGTCCTGGACGTCTCCCGTGCGGAGGGGATGGACGCGGCCTACGCGCTGGTGGAGGACCGGGACGCGCTCCAGGCTTACGTGGAACGGGCGTTGGAGGACGGAGACGGCACCTCCCTGATGCACGCTGCCGCCATCGAGGGCCAGGTCTTCGAGGACCGGCTGTCCTCCTTCGCCCATGCCCAGGTGAGCATGGTCCTCTCGGGGGCCGCCCAGGGCGTCGAACCGGAGGAGCTGGCCGACCTGATCCCGCGCGCCCCGGAGGAGGTCCGGGCCCGGCTGCTGCGGGAGATCGCGGGGCTCAGCGTCCGGTACGCGGAGCCGTACGGGGAGGTGTGGCTCCGCATGATCAAGGCGCTCAGCGGGGCCGCCTGA
- a CDS encoding DUF397 domain-containing protein, translated as MTHSLELSSARWRRSSYSNTNGGECVEITDDFPGLVPVRDSKNPTGPSLVVNAAAWGEFVSSLK; from the coding sequence ATGACTCACTCCCTCGAGCTGAGTTCCGCCCGTTGGCGCCGCAGCAGCTACAGCAACACCAACGGGGGCGAATGCGTCGAGATCACCGACGACTTCCCCGGCCTCGTCCCCGTACGCGACAGCAAGAACCCCACCGGGCCCTCGCTCGTCGTCAACGCCGCCGCCTGGGGCGAGTTCGTCTCGTCGTTGAAGTAG
- a CDS encoding helix-turn-helix domain-containing protein: MTFRPQPLSPFASTRHYFGSELRRHRERANLSLVQLADIVNSSKSTLARIETAELMPPPDMPSCLDIAFGTDQYFTGLYELAKQDIHPDKYKRYMNFEARAEVIEQYGAQALPGLFQTEQYARELLRRQEHLTAEMVDERVTARMSRQERQQSSNPPFRWAIIDESVLRRQVGSRSCMHQQLASLLEQVDTPNSKVQVMPFSAGPHSLLGGALTLLTLPDGTSVAYEESIEAGHLYEDPDAVKKWRRQYDVLRANSHSLAESAAMIRTAMEDYRP, encoded by the coding sequence ATGACGTTCAGGCCCCAGCCGCTTTCCCCCTTCGCCTCCACGCGCCACTACTTCGGCTCGGAGTTACGCCGCCACCGCGAGCGGGCGAACCTCTCCCTCGTACAGCTGGCGGACATCGTCAACTCCAGCAAGAGCACGCTCGCCCGCATCGAGACGGCCGAACTGATGCCACCGCCGGACATGCCCAGCTGTCTGGACATCGCCTTCGGGACGGACCAGTACTTCACGGGCCTCTACGAACTCGCCAAGCAGGACATCCATCCCGACAAGTACAAGCGGTACATGAATTTCGAGGCCCGGGCCGAGGTCATAGAGCAGTACGGCGCGCAGGCGCTGCCCGGCTTGTTCCAGACCGAGCAGTACGCCCGTGAGTTGCTCCGTCGTCAGGAACACCTGACCGCCGAGATGGTCGATGAGCGCGTCACCGCCCGCATGTCCCGACAGGAGCGGCAACAATCGTCGAATCCGCCGTTCCGGTGGGCGATCATCGACGAGTCCGTACTGCGGCGGCAGGTGGGCAGCCGGTCCTGCATGCACCAGCAACTGGCCTCGCTGTTGGAGCAGGTGGATACTCCGAACAGTAAGGTTCAGGTGATGCCGTTCAGTGCGGGGCCGCACTCGCTGCTGGGTGGCGCGCTGACTCTGCTGACCCTGCCGGACGGCACCTCGGTGGCGTACGAGGAGAGCATCGAGGCCGGTCACCTCTACGAGGACCCGGACGCGGTGAAGAAGTGGCGGCGGCAGTACGACGTACTCCGCGCCAACTCGCACTCCCTGGCCGAGTCGGCGGCAATGATCCGTACCGCGATGGAGGACTACCGACCATGA
- a CDS encoding tetratricopeptide repeat protein, producing MATGDAKPALVIWSGHGVRVDGQTRLVLSDLKPVDDPGQWKARVTRHGVSADDLVSEAVGSGAEHVLVIIDTCYAGGGAVPALRLALGRWEEESAPPGHAKWLGFLASCQSHETSDGSGPLLTALTKVLREGPAGDEYRSAWSAHNALVSGPDLLAAIATRWEGEGQTPVPATLGEWRPAFPNPLHSPEAPARLVEHLVQAARGVGHREEGWFFTGRTRVLGRIVEWLDEDAPGLFLVTGPAGCGKSAVLGRIATLADPEQRERAVASGALRDGDPDPGVRAERTLAAVHLRDLTPLQAAERLAHALGLRRPRSTDAFRAEVRELSPQPVLVMDGLDEVPAEHTQSVIEELVFPLSRSVPVLLGSRERVFRSQKENRETLPETLARLVGADVTTVDLEDEPHTREDIGEYVRRRCEAAGMAEDPAREAGAAIAERATDIGGGFLFARLVSSTVLARAASGEDGSLLTDLPDSIDAAFENELRAAPVRVRDDGTELPSAAWDLLAALAWTVGQGMPAGGVWEAVAGALGGGVEYDETDVDWALSAFGRYIVEDAEEGQAVYRLYHREFVAHLRRREGPGGAAAGEVVVRTLVELVKRQGRVGDWSGVDPYVTRGLVRHAVQCGGAGMEVLRGVAAWDEECGVPHLAEGLHGLCFILSNAGLRDEALTYARAAVGLYKKLNESDPNTYRPDLADSLNSLAICFAETGDRQDALAAAHEAVRIRRTLAEQHPATHTADLAVGLGNLAGRLAAAGDRQGALAPALEATNLLRALAEQHPTTNVPNLATSLSNLANHLADTGEHPSALVAAHEAVRIRRTLAEQHPATHTADLASALNNLANHLTAAGDRQGALAPAREAAHLLRALAEQHPTTNAPNLATSLDTLAICLAETGDRQDALTAAHEAVRIRRTLAEQHPAIHTPNLAKALNNLANHLIDAGDPRGALTAAREAAGLFRSLAEQDAAAFTPDLATALNNLAIRLTSAGDHRRALAAAREATGLFHTLAELAAAVFTPDFASSLNILAICLANAGERQDALAPAHEAVRIRRTLAEQHPATHTPNLAGALNNLAIRLSETGDHQGALAPAHEAVRIRRTLAEQHPAIHAADLAGSLDNLASHLANTKDHQGALAAAREATGLFRTLAEQDAAAFTPGLATSLSNLAVRLSITGDDQGALALAREAVDIRRTLAEQHPAAYTPNLATSLNTLAICLAETGDQHHALTTAHEATNLFRTLAKQHPGAYLPNLATSLSNLANHYAGAGDPSAAVRMYERVIADLSTERPAAGRTLALGLAEFLMRRQECSTTAGLRRLAQLANIPASEASDEVTFQARNALRSYVREHVEHREEVAAVWQEEFSVAPPAWLTLSPQALASAAAWLYTSTWADSYAQWTQHAELLSSPEGAVALTEYALLGPDSAADHEALRQEILAQGAYAAYRPRILGEQFADWAEVDTWEESEQYLQAHPDLLHLTPPHSTPAALLHAARAHDIPTAYALVRDRTALQQYVDNALTTGDSEALRHAASIEDEVYDDQLSARTHHQAALLLAGTPEDADPDSLVPSSPTPRPMYDTG from the coding sequence GTGGCCACGGGTGACGCCAAACCGGCGCTGGTCATCTGGTCGGGGCACGGGGTGCGGGTCGATGGTCAGACGCGGCTTGTGCTCTCGGACCTGAAGCCGGTCGACGACCCCGGCCAGTGGAAGGCACGGGTGACGCGGCACGGCGTCAGCGCCGACGACCTGGTCAGCGAGGCCGTGGGTTCCGGCGCCGAACACGTCCTGGTGATCATCGATACCTGTTACGCGGGTGGCGGCGCGGTCCCGGCCCTGAGGCTGGCTCTTGGGCGCTGGGAGGAGGAGTCCGCGCCACCCGGCCACGCCAAGTGGCTAGGCTTTCTCGCGAGTTGCCAGAGCCATGAGACCTCGGACGGCAGCGGGCCGCTGCTGACCGCCTTGACGAAGGTCCTGAGAGAAGGTCCGGCGGGCGACGAATACCGCTCCGCGTGGAGCGCCCACAACGCGCTCGTCAGCGGCCCGGACCTGCTGGCCGCCATCGCCACGCGGTGGGAGGGCGAGGGCCAGACACCGGTCCCCGCCACCCTCGGCGAGTGGCGCCCCGCCTTCCCCAACCCCCTCCACTCCCCCGAGGCCCCGGCCCGGCTGGTGGAGCACCTGGTGCAGGCCGCACGCGGGGTCGGCCATCGGGAGGAGGGCTGGTTCTTCACCGGCCGTACGAGGGTGCTGGGCCGGATCGTGGAGTGGCTGGACGAGGACGCGCCCGGCCTGTTCCTGGTGACCGGGCCCGCCGGTTGCGGGAAGTCCGCCGTGTTGGGCCGTATCGCCACGCTCGCGGACCCGGAGCAGCGGGAGCGGGCTGTCGCGAGCGGCGCACTGCGCGACGGTGACCCGGACCCGGGCGTCCGCGCGGAACGCACCCTCGCGGCGGTGCACCTGCGCGACCTGACCCCGTTGCAGGCGGCGGAACGGCTGGCCCATGCCCTGGGGCTGCGCCGGCCACGCAGCACGGACGCCTTCCGGGCCGAGGTCCGGGAGTTGTCGCCTCAGCCGGTCCTGGTCATGGACGGCCTGGACGAGGTGCCGGCCGAGCACACGCAGAGCGTGATCGAGGAGCTGGTGTTCCCGCTGAGCCGGTCGGTGCCGGTGCTGCTCGGGTCGCGAGAGCGGGTGTTCCGCAGTCAGAAGGAGAACCGCGAGACCCTGCCCGAGACTCTGGCCCGTCTTGTCGGGGCGGACGTGACGACCGTCGACCTCGAAGACGAACCGCACACGCGGGAGGACATCGGCGAGTACGTGCGGCGCCGGTGCGAGGCGGCGGGGATGGCGGAGGACCCGGCCAGGGAGGCCGGCGCGGCGATCGCGGAGCGGGCCACGGACATCGGCGGCGGCTTCCTGTTCGCCCGCCTGGTCAGCAGTACGGTCCTGGCACGGGCCGCGTCAGGGGAGGACGGGTCCCTGCTGACGGATCTGCCCGACTCCATCGACGCCGCGTTCGAGAACGAGCTGCGGGCGGCCCCGGTGCGCGTACGGGATGACGGCACCGAACTCCCCTCGGCGGCCTGGGACCTGCTGGCTGCGCTCGCCTGGACGGTGGGTCAGGGGATGCCTGCGGGCGGGGTGTGGGAGGCGGTGGCCGGGGCGCTGGGCGGGGGCGTCGAGTACGACGAGACCGACGTGGACTGGGCGCTGTCCGCCTTCGGCCGCTACATCGTGGAGGACGCGGAGGAGGGGCAGGCGGTGTATCGCCTGTATCACCGGGAGTTCGTGGCCCATCTCCGGCGGCGGGAGGGGCCGGGCGGGGCGGCGGCGGGTGAGGTGGTGGTGCGGACGCTGGTGGAGTTGGTCAAGCGGCAGGGGCGGGTGGGCGACTGGTCGGGGGTGGATCCGTATGTGACGCGAGGGCTGGTGCGGCATGCGGTGCAGTGTGGTGGGGCGGGGATGGAGGTGCTGCGAGGGGTAGCGGCTTGGGATGAGGAATGTGGAGTGCCTCACCTGGCCGAAGGGCTGCACGGATTGTGCTTCATTCTGTCGAACGCAGGACTACGGGACGAGGCCCTGACGTACGCGCGCGCGGCAGTCGGACTTTACAAAAAGCTCAACGAGAGCGATCCGAACACCTACCGCCCCGACCTGGCCGACTCCCTCAACAGCCTCGCGATCTGTTTCGCAGAGACCGGAGACCGGCAGGACGCACTCGCCGCCGCGCACGAGGCCGTACGCATCCGACGCACCCTCGCCGAACAACACCCCGCCACCCACACCGCCGACCTCGCCGTCGGCCTCGGCAACCTCGCCGGCCGCCTGGCCGCCGCAGGAGACCGTCAAGGCGCACTGGCACCGGCGCTCGAAGCCACCAATCTCTTGCGCGCCCTCGCCGAACAACACCCCACCACCAACGTCCCCAACCTCGCCACCTCCCTCAGTAACCTCGCCAATCACCTCGCCGACACCGGCGAACACCCAAGCGCACTGGTCGCCGCACACGAAGCCGTACGCATCCGACGCACCCTCGCCGAACAACACCCCGCCACCCACACCGCCGACCTCGCCAGCGCCCTCAACAACCTCGCCAACCACCTCACGGCTGCAGGAGACCGTCAGGGCGCACTGGCACCGGCGCGCGAAGCCGCCCATCTCTTGCGCGCCCTCGCCGAACAACACCCCACCACCAACGCGCCCAACCTCGCCACCTCCCTCGATACCCTCGCCATCTGTCTCGCAGAGACCGGAGACCGGCAGGACGCACTCACCGCCGCGCACGAGGCCGTTCGCATCCGACGCACCCTCGCCGAACAACACCCCGCCATCCACACCCCCAACCTCGCCAAGGCCCTCAACAACCTCGCCAACCACCTCATCGACGCCGGTGACCCGCGAGGCGCACTCACCGCCGCTCGCGAAGCCGCCGGCCTCTTCCGCAGCCTCGCCGAACAGGACGCCGCAGCCTTCACCCCCGATCTGGCCACCGCCCTCAACAACCTCGCCATCCGCCTCACCAGCGCCGGAGACCACCGGCGGGCCCTCGCCGCCGCCCGCGAAGCCACCGGCCTCTTCCACACTCTGGCTGAGCTAGCCGCCGCAGTCTTCACCCCCGATTTCGCCAGCTCCCTCAACATCCTTGCCATCTGCCTCGCCAACGCCGGAGAGCGGCAGGACGCACTCGCTCCCGCCCACGAAGCCGTACGCATCCGACGCACCCTCGCCGAACAACACCCCGCCACCCACACCCCCAACCTCGCCGGCGCCCTCAACAACCTCGCCATTCGTCTCTCGGAGACCGGAGACCACCAAGGGGCACTCGCCCCCGCCCACGAGGCCGTACGCATCCGACGCACCCTCGCCGAACAACACCCCGCCATCCACGCTGCCGACCTCGCAGGCTCCCTCGACAACCTCGCCAGCCACCTCGCCAACACCAAAGACCACCAGGGGGCACTCGCCGCCGCTCGCGAAGCCACCGGCCTCTTCCGCACCCTCGCCGAACAGGACGCCGCAGCCTTCACCCCCGGCCTCGCCACCTCCCTCAGCAACCTCGCTGTCCGACTCTCCATCACCGGAGACGACCAAGGCGCACTCGCCCTTGCGCGCGAAGCCGTAGACATCCGGCGCACCCTCGCCGAACAACACCCCGCCGCCTACACCCCCAACCTCGCCACCTCCCTCAACACCCTCGCCATCTGTCTCGCGGAAACCGGAGACCAGCACCACGCGCTCACCACTGCCCACGAAGCCACGAACCTCTTCCGTACCCTCGCCAAACAACACCCCGGCGCCTACCTCCCTAACCTCGCCACGTCACTGAGCAACCTCGCCAACCACTACGCCGGCGCCGGAGATCCCTCCGCCGCGGTCCGGATGTACGAGCGAGTCATCGCCGATCTCAGCACCGAGCGCCCGGCAGCCGGCCGAACTCTCGCTCTCGGGCTGGCTGAGTTCCTGATGCGGAGACAGGAGTGTTCCACCACGGCGGGCCTCCGACGTCTCGCTCAACTGGCGAACATCCCGGCCTCCGAAGCCTCGGACGAAGTGACGTTCCAAGCCCGGAACGCCCTCCGCTCGTACGTGCGGGAGCACGTCGAACACCGCGAGGAAGTCGCAGCGGTCTGGCAAGAGGAATTCTCCGTGGCGCCCCCTGCCTGGCTGACGCTCTCCCCTCAGGCGCTGGCTTCGGCCGCCGCATGGCTGTACACGTCCACCTGGGCCGACTCGTACGCCCAGTGGACCCAACACGCCGAGCTTCTGAGCAGCCCCGAAGGCGCGGTAGCCCTCACCGAGTACGCACTCCTCGGCCCCGATTCCGCAGCCGACCACGAGGCGCTCCGCCAGGAGATCCTTGCCCAAGGCGCGTACGCCGCCTATCGCCCCCGCATCCTCGGCGAGCAATTCGCCGACTGGGCAGAGGTCGACACCTGGGAGGAGTCCGAGCAGTACCTCCAAGCCCACCCCGACCTCCTCCACCTCACCCCGCCCCACTCCACCCCCGCCGCCCTCCTCCACGCAGCCCGCGCCCATGACATCCCCACGGCCTACGCCCTCGTACGCGACCGCACCGCCCTCCAGCAGTACGTCGACAACGCCCTCACCACCGGTGACTCCGAAGCCCTCCGCCACGCGGCCTCCATCGAGGACGAGGTGTACGACGACCAGCTCTCCGCCCGCACCCACCACCAGGCCGCGCTGCTCCTCGCGGGCACCCCCGAGGACGCCGACCCGGACAGCCTCGTCCCCTCGTCGCCGACGCCCCGCCCGATGTACGACACCGGCTGA